A region from the Streptosporangium sp. NBC_01756 genome encodes:
- the hypE gene encoding hydrogenase expression/formation protein HypE has translation MNTEEGIALREEDPDRTGPDPKDAAPGQGREQQVLRRIERVRRRRARVREDRITLAHGAGGKATHTLIDAVFLESFRNPLLEPLEDGAVVDGLAFTTDSYVVTPLFFPGGDIGDLAVNGTVNDLAMCGARPRYLSAGFIIEEGFPVADLRRVTASMAAAARAADVWIVTGDTKVVENGKADGCYITTSGIGTMDRPVRLSAAAARPGDAVIVSGPIGEHGITVMLARGELDIQADLTSDTAPLHELTGRLLDACGDGRVRCLRDATRGGVATVVNEIAEASQVAVVLQEDAIPVRPAVRGACELLGIDPLYVACEGRMVMVVDPRSTEAALTALRSHPLGSAAAVIGRINDDPPGLVLLRTAFGGTRIVDLLVGDPLPRIC, from the coding sequence GTGAACACCGAGGAAGGCATCGCCCTCCGGGAGGAGGACCCGGACCGCACCGGCCCCGATCCGAAAGACGCGGCGCCGGGACAGGGCCGCGAGCAGCAGGTCCTGCGGCGGATCGAGCGGGTGCGCCGTCGCAGGGCCCGGGTGCGGGAGGACCGCATCACCCTCGCGCACGGCGCCGGCGGCAAGGCCACCCACACCCTGATCGACGCGGTGTTCCTGGAGTCCTTCCGCAACCCGCTGCTGGAGCCCCTGGAGGACGGCGCGGTCGTCGACGGGCTCGCCTTCACCACCGACTCCTACGTGGTGACACCGCTGTTCTTCCCGGGCGGGGACATCGGCGACCTGGCGGTCAACGGCACCGTCAACGACCTGGCGATGTGCGGGGCGCGTCCCCGGTACCTGTCGGCCGGATTCATCATCGAGGAGGGCTTCCCCGTCGCCGACCTGCGACGCGTCACCGCCTCGATGGCGGCTGCGGCGCGGGCCGCGGACGTGTGGATCGTCACCGGCGACACCAAGGTCGTGGAGAACGGCAAGGCCGACGGCTGCTACATCACCACCTCGGGCATCGGGACGATGGACCGGCCGGTCCGGCTGAGCGCCGCCGCCGCCCGGCCCGGCGACGCGGTCATCGTCTCCGGCCCGATCGGCGAGCACGGCATCACCGTCATGCTCGCCCGGGGAGAGCTCGACATCCAGGCCGACCTCACCTCCGACACCGCGCCCCTGCACGAGCTGACCGGCCGACTGCTGGACGCCTGCGGCGACGGGCGGGTGCGCTGCCTGCGCGACGCCACCCGCGGCGGGGTGGCGACGGTCGTCAACGAGATCGCCGAGGCGTCCCAGGTCGCGGTCGTCCTGCAGGAGGACGCCATCCCGGTGCGCCCCGCCGTACGCGGGGCGTGCGAACTGCTGGGGATCGACCCGCTCTACGTCGCCTGCGAGGGCCGGATGGTCATGGTGGTGGACCCGCGCTCCACGGAGGCCGCGCTGACCGCACTGCGCTCCCATCCGCTCGGCTCCGCCGCGGCCGTCATCGGGCGGATCAACGACGACCCGCCCGGACTGGTCCTGCTGAGGACCGCCTTCGGCGGTACCCGCATCGTCGACCTGCTGGTCGGCGACCCCCTGCCCAGAATCTGTTGA
- a CDS encoding hydrogenase maturation protease: MRILIAGVGNVFLGDDGFGVTVAGRLAAMDLPTGVRVADFGIRGIHLAYELTGGGHDTAIILDAAARGSPPGTLYVLEPSPGECPGSFVDAHAMTPESVLALAGTLGGGTGRVLLVGCEPADLSPGMELSAPVAGAVGDAVELVLELVRQQLGPVCAGAGREEERPC, encoded by the coding sequence ATGAGGATCCTCATCGCCGGCGTCGGCAACGTCTTCCTCGGCGACGACGGCTTCGGCGTCACGGTGGCCGGGCGACTGGCGGCCATGGACCTCCCCACCGGGGTCCGGGTCGCCGACTTCGGCATCCGCGGCATCCACCTGGCCTACGAGCTCACCGGCGGCGGCCACGACACCGCGATCATCCTCGACGCCGCGGCGCGCGGCAGCCCGCCCGGCACGCTGTACGTGCTGGAGCCGTCGCCGGGCGAGTGCCCGGGCTCCTTCGTCGACGCCCACGCCATGACACCCGAGTCGGTGCTGGCCCTGGCGGGCACGCTCGGCGGCGGAACCGGCCGGGTCCTGCTCGTCGGCTGCGAGCCCGCCGACCTCTCGCCCGGCATGGAGCTGAGCGCGCCGGTCGCGGGCGCCGTCGGCGACGCGGTGGAGCTCGTCCTGGAACTGGTCCGGCAACAGCTCGGGCCGGTGTGCGCCGGCGCGGGTCGGGAGGAGGAACGGCCATGCTGA
- a CDS encoding glycerol-3-phosphate acyltransferase: protein MVPLLVSVIGGYLLGSVPVAVLVARAHGVDPREVGDGNPGFWNVRERLGRRAAAPVFTGDTLKGTSAGLLALVVSGLHTTGWGLVTGPSSVPVYLAVAAAMAGHAWPVFAGFRGGRSILTFVGGSAVICPPGFLLGVAVLVVTALVTRSFAIGARAGVFAIPLLQLLFAPVGYVAGTGALMCLIGLRFGQAARAGRTGRS, encoded by the coding sequence ATGGTCCCTCTGCTCGTCTCGGTCATCGGCGGCTACCTTCTCGGATCCGTTCCGGTCGCCGTGCTGGTCGCCCGCGCGCACGGCGTCGACCCCCGCGAGGTCGGCGACGGCAACCCCGGCTTCTGGAACGTCAGGGAACGGCTCGGCCGGCGCGCCGCGGCGCCGGTCTTCACGGGTGACACGCTCAAGGGAACGTCCGCCGGGCTGCTCGCCCTGGTGGTCAGCGGCCTGCACACCACAGGGTGGGGCCTGGTGACCGGCCCCAGCTCCGTGCCGGTGTATCTCGCGGTGGCCGCCGCGATGGCCGGGCACGCCTGGCCGGTGTTCGCCGGTTTCCGGGGCGGCCGGTCGATCCTCACCTTCGTGGGCGGGTCCGCCGTCATCTGCCCGCCCGGTTTCCTGCTCGGTGTCGCCGTCCTCGTCGTGACCGCCCTGGTGACGCGGTCCTTCGCGATCGGGGCGCGGGCCGGTGTGTTCGCCATCCCGCTGCTGCAGCTCCTCTTCGCGCCGGTCGGATACGTGGCCGGGACCGGCGCGCTGATGTGCCTCATCGGGCTCCGTTTCGGGCAGGCGGCGCGGGCCGGCCGGACCGGCCGGTCGTGA
- a CDS encoding hydrogenase maturation nickel metallochaperone HypA/HybF, with product MHEFGIAEAILDAVERRAAGRRVERARVQAGAMLRITEPAINQAFALVADGSLAEGARVDLVIVPVQLICRACGQTAQSADPFATCPECGGTDIDTEGGDDLVLESIQMAEAVHVPGNPRRDRGNSDGPS from the coding sequence ATGCATGAATTCGGGATCGCCGAAGCGATCCTCGACGCGGTGGAGAGACGCGCGGCGGGCCGGCGGGTGGAGCGGGCACGGGTGCAGGCGGGGGCCATGCTCCGCATCACCGAGCCCGCGATCAACCAGGCGTTCGCCCTGGTCGCGGACGGGTCGCTGGCCGAGGGGGCGCGGGTCGACCTGGTCATCGTCCCCGTGCAGCTCATCTGCCGGGCCTGCGGCCAGACGGCCCAGTCGGCCGACCCCTTCGCCACCTGCCCCGAGTGCGGGGGCACCGATATCGACACCGAGGGCGGCGACGACCTCGTCCTCGAATCCATCCAGATGGCGGAGGCCGTTCATGTGCCTGGGAATCCCCGGCGAGATCGTGGAAATTCTGACGGACCATCCTGA
- the plsX gene encoding phosphate acyltransferase PlsX, which produces MAEPVVVDAMGGDHGPAETVGGAVTALREHGVPVVLVGRAGEILRELARHDAAGEIDVVHADEVVPMNERGAGAVASVGSSLRIGCELVRQGAGSAFVSAGSTGAVVSCAIRGIGRAQSVLRPALAIALPSVTGGATVLIDAGATSDPTPEMIAQFAVLGASYAQLVLGVADPSVGLLSIGSEPGKGNRLTRRTEELLPALPFRFHGNVEGHDVLAGTVDVIVTDGFTGNVVLKNVEGSVRAALTLVAQSGVAGPEALREVARRYDPESHGGAALLGLSGTVVVAHGSSRAPTIARACVVARDLAGGGVVSRVRDHLTVEPVIS; this is translated from the coding sequence ATGGCGGAGCCGGTGGTCGTCGACGCGATGGGCGGAGACCACGGACCAGCCGAGACGGTCGGCGGGGCCGTCACCGCCCTGCGCGAACACGGGGTGCCCGTCGTGCTCGTCGGCAGGGCCGGGGAGATCCTCCGAGAGCTGGCGCGCCACGACGCCGCCGGCGAGATCGACGTGGTCCACGCCGACGAGGTCGTGCCGATGAACGAGCGCGGCGCGGGGGCCGTCGCCTCCGTCGGCTCCAGCCTGAGGATCGGCTGCGAACTCGTACGGCAGGGCGCGGGCTCGGCGTTCGTGTCGGCCGGCTCCACCGGTGCGGTCGTCTCGTGCGCGATCCGCGGCATCGGACGCGCGCAGAGCGTGCTGCGTCCCGCCCTGGCCATCGCGCTGCCCTCGGTGACCGGCGGCGCCACCGTGCTCATCGACGCCGGGGCGACGTCCGACCCCACACCGGAGATGATCGCCCAGTTTGCTGTGCTCGGCGCGTCCTACGCCCAGCTCGTGCTCGGGGTGGCCGACCCGTCGGTCGGCCTGCTGTCGATCGGCTCGGAACCGGGCAAGGGCAACCGGCTGACCCGCAGGACCGAGGAGCTGCTGCCCGCGCTGCCGTTCCGCTTCCACGGCAACGTCGAGGGCCACGACGTGCTCGCCGGCACCGTCGATGTGATCGTCACCGACGGCTTCACCGGCAACGTCGTGCTCAAGAACGTCGAGGGCTCCGTCCGGGCCGCACTCACCCTGGTGGCGCAGTCGGGCGTCGCCGGGCCGGAGGCGCTGCGCGAGGTGGCCCGCCGCTACGACCCCGAGTCCCACGGTGGCGCGGCCCTGCTGGGGCTGAGCGGCACCGTCGTCGTGGCACACGGTTCCTCCCGGGCCCCGACGATCGCGCGGGCCTGCGTGGTCGCCCGCGACCTCGCCGGCGGTGGCGTCGTCTCCCGGGTCCGTGACCACCTCACGGTGGAACCGGTCATCTCTTGA
- the crtI gene encoding phytoene desaturase family protein produces the protein MNPVVVIGAGLGGLAAAVRLAGAGREVTVVEARDVPGGCCGTASLGEYRFDTGPSVLTMPDVLADVFAAAGEDMESRLPLRRLDPYYRLRYHDGSHLDIVPGEEAMIEQVRGLCGAAEADRYRRFRTRLGELFAAEWPSFIDRDMTRLRSLVQPRVLARLAALGGFRRMNRLVEGHLTDPRLVKAHTFQALYVGLSPRQALGIYAVVAHMDTVGGVFFPRHGGMHAIPQALAAVAEKAGAQIRYGTRAVQVEAGSSGVSGVRLDTGERLAAGHVVVACDLPGAHRTGLLPEGAGDWRLRRPHHSPSCLVLHFGLDQRLAGQAHHTLHFGRDWDATFTALNAGRPQPDPNLLVTYPASDTGAAPEGHATLTVLEPTANLRGGGDWDRLTPELEDRLFGRLAALGYGDLATTPRLTFDPPAWAALGHSAGTPFALDHRFSQTAWLRPSGMARRVPGLHFAGMFTAPGVGVPPVLVSGRLAAERILETPR, from the coding sequence GTGAACCCGGTTGTGGTGATCGGAGCCGGGCTGGGCGGTCTGGCCGCGGCGGTCCGGCTGGCCGGGGCCGGGCGGGAGGTCACGGTCGTGGAGGCCCGCGACGTGCCGGGCGGCTGCTGCGGGACGGCGAGCCTGGGGGAGTACCGCTTCGACACCGGTCCGTCGGTGCTGACCATGCCGGACGTACTGGCCGACGTCTTCGCCGCGGCCGGGGAGGACATGGAGAGCAGGCTCCCGCTGCGGCGGCTGGACCCGTACTACCGGCTCCGCTACCACGACGGCTCCCACCTGGACATCGTGCCCGGCGAGGAAGCCATGATCGAGCAGGTGCGCGGGCTCTGCGGCGCCGCCGAGGCGGACCGCTACCGGCGGTTCCGGACCCGGCTCGGCGAACTGTTCGCCGCCGAGTGGCCCTCCTTCATCGACCGCGACATGACCCGACTGCGGAGCCTCGTCCAGCCCCGGGTCCTGGCCCGGCTGGCCGCCCTGGGCGGCTTCCGGAGGATGAACCGCCTCGTCGAGGGGCACCTCACCGACCCGCGGCTGGTCAAGGCGCACACCTTCCAGGCCCTTTACGTGGGCCTGTCGCCCCGGCAGGCGCTCGGCATCTACGCCGTGGTCGCCCACATGGACACGGTCGGCGGCGTCTTCTTCCCCCGGCACGGCGGCATGCACGCCATTCCGCAGGCCCTGGCCGCCGTCGCCGAGAAGGCGGGGGCGCAGATCAGGTACGGCACTCGCGCCGTGCAGGTCGAGGCCGGCTCCTCCGGCGTCTCCGGCGTCCGGCTCGACACCGGGGAACGCCTCGCCGCCGGGCACGTCGTGGTCGCCTGCGACCTGCCCGGCGCCCATCGCACAGGGCTGCTCCCCGAAGGCGCGGGCGACTGGCGGCTGCGCCGCCCCCACCACTCACCCTCCTGCCTGGTCCTGCACTTCGGCCTCGACCAACGCCTGGCCGGGCAGGCGCACCACACCCTGCACTTCGGCCGTGACTGGGACGCAACCTTCACCGCCCTGAACGCCGGAAGGCCGCAGCCCGACCCCAACCTGCTGGTCACCTACCCCGCGTCCGACACCGGCGCCGCACCCGAGGGCCACGCCACGCTCACCGTGCTGGAACCCACCGCCAACCTGCGCGGCGGAGGCGACTGGGACCGCCTCACCCCCGAACTGGAGGACCGCCTGTTCGGCAGGCTCGCCGCCCTCGGCTACGGCGACCTCGCGACCACCCCCCGGCTCACCTTCGACCCGCCCGCCTGGGCGGCACTCGGCCACTCGGCCGGCACCCCCTTCGCACTGGACCACCGCTTCAGCCAGACGGCCTGGCTCAGGCCGTCCGGCATGGCCCGGCGCGTCCCCGGCCTGCACTTCGCCGGCATGTTCACCGCGCCGGGGGTGGGAGTGCCGCCGGTGCTCGTCTCGGGCCGGCTGGCCGCGGAACGCATCCTGGAGACCCCCCGATGA
- a CDS encoding phytoene/squalene synthase family protein — protein sequence MTLTRSYEFCRRLNARHGRSYYLATLLLPAWKRPHVHALYGFARYADEIVDSFTMTGDRAAALEDLTARVADALAGAPTDDPVLPAFTQTVRSFGIDHADIEAFLRSMRADLTVTRYATYDDLLGYMDGSAAVIGTMMLPVLEPLPGMAGQAREPARQLGLAFQLTNFLRDVTEDLARGRVYLPAEDLDTFGVEVADLGRRDPTPALRELLAFESERARGHYRLALAGVDLLTPSSRPCVRAAYELYGGILDRIEAAGHDVLRVRATVPRRRRLAIFARHLLAASAADRAERRVAVPMF from the coding sequence ATGACCCTCACCCGGAGCTATGAGTTCTGCCGCAGGCTCAACGCCCGCCACGGCCGCTCCTACTACCTGGCGACCCTGCTGCTGCCCGCCTGGAAGCGCCCCCACGTGCACGCCCTGTACGGCTTCGCCCGCTACGCCGACGAGATCGTCGACTCCTTCACGATGACCGGCGACCGGGCGGCGGCGCTGGAGGACCTCACCGCCCGGGTGGCCGACGCACTGGCAGGCGCCCCCACCGACGACCCGGTGCTTCCCGCGTTCACGCAGACCGTCCGCTCGTTCGGCATCGACCACGCCGACATCGAGGCGTTCCTGCGGTCGATGCGGGCCGACCTGACCGTCACCCGCTACGCCACCTACGACGACCTGCTCGGTTACATGGACGGGTCGGCCGCGGTCATCGGCACGATGATGCTGCCCGTCCTCGAACCGCTGCCGGGCATGGCCGGGCAGGCGCGCGAACCCGCCCGCCAGCTCGGGCTGGCCTTCCAGCTGACGAACTTCCTCCGCGACGTGACCGAGGACCTGGCCCGGGGCCGGGTCTACCTGCCCGCCGAGGACCTCGACACGTTCGGGGTGGAGGTGGCCGATCTGGGGCGGCGCGACCCCACACCCGCCCTACGGGAACTGCTCGCCTTCGAGAGCGAGCGGGCACGCGGCCACTACCGGCTCGCCCTGGCGGGCGTCGACCTGCTCACCCCCTCCTCGCGACCCTGCGTCCGCGCGGCCTACGAACTGTACGGCGGCATCCTCGACCGGATCGAGGCGGCCGGTCACGACGTCCTCCGGGTCAGGGCCACCGTGCCGCGCCGCCGCAGGCTGGCCATCTTCGCCCGGCACCTGCTCGCCGCCTCCGCGGCCGACCGGGCCGAGCGCCGGGTGGCCGTACCGATGTTCTGA
- a CDS encoding DUF6893 family small protein: MLKRLIIGALLVGVGALVVQSIPDIRRYLRIRKM, from the coding sequence ATGCTGAAACGTCTGATCATCGGAGCGCTGCTCGTCGGGGTGGGGGCGCTGGTCGTCCAGTCGATCCCCGACATCCGGCGCTACCTGCGGATCAGGAAGATGTGA
- a CDS encoding glycosyltransferase family 2 protein, which produces MRALTALQVAAALAVGVRLARGRDRLPALTPVTTPDARISVVIPARDEEGRIGPCLEAALADPAVTEVVVVDDDSSDGTARLAGNLGAKVVTGAPLPAGWVGKQWALRQGIEAAGGDIVVTLDADTRPAPGLFGALAAALDGYDLVSVGPRFVCDGTAEQALHASFLATLVYRFGPVGPPIPPPPHRVVTNGQCMAFRRTAMLAADGFARVRGHMADDVALGRILAADGWSVGFLDAGGLLEVDMHASTAEVWREWGRTLPLSDATRPGWQVADLAVVWLTTALPVVRLATGRPTRLDLGLLAVRLLLAGALRGSYTRPGPGVLLAPLLDPLTAVRLTQATLRPIRNWRGRTYGGVTTGRSGRPAPPARNGAR; this is translated from the coding sequence ATGAGAGCACTCACCGCGCTTCAGGTCGCCGCCGCCCTCGCCGTGGGCGTACGGCTGGCACGCGGACGCGACCGGCTGCCCGCGCTGACCCCCGTCACGACACCGGACGCGCGGATCTCGGTGGTGATCCCCGCCCGCGACGAGGAGGGCCGCATCGGCCCCTGCCTGGAGGCCGCGCTCGCCGACCCGGCCGTCACCGAGGTCGTCGTCGTCGACGACGACTCGAGCGACGGCACGGCACGGCTGGCCGGGAACCTCGGTGCGAAGGTGGTCACCGGCGCACCCCTCCCCGCGGGCTGGGTGGGCAAGCAGTGGGCGCTGCGGCAGGGGATCGAGGCGGCCGGGGGTGACATCGTGGTGACCCTCGACGCGGACACCCGGCCGGCGCCCGGCCTGTTCGGCGCGCTCGCCGCGGCCCTGGACGGCTACGACCTGGTCAGCGTGGGGCCCCGGTTCGTCTGTGACGGCACCGCGGAGCAGGCGCTGCACGCCTCGTTCCTGGCGACGCTGGTCTACCGGTTCGGACCCGTGGGACCGCCGATCCCGCCGCCGCCGCACCGCGTGGTGACCAACGGCCAGTGCATGGCCTTCCGGCGTACGGCGATGCTGGCGGCCGACGGGTTCGCGAGGGTCCGCGGGCACATGGCCGACGACGTGGCGCTGGGCCGGATCCTGGCCGCCGACGGCTGGTCGGTGGGTTTCCTGGACGCGGGGGGCCTGCTGGAGGTCGACATGCACGCCTCCACGGCCGAGGTGTGGCGGGAGTGGGGGCGGACGCTGCCGCTGAGCGACGCCACCCGCCCCGGCTGGCAGGTCGCCGACCTGGCGGTGGTCTGGCTCACCACCGCCCTGCCGGTCGTGCGGCTGGCGACGGGGCGGCCCACCCGGCTGGATCTGGGTCTGCTGGCCGTACGGCTGCTGCTGGCCGGGGCGCTGCGCGGCAGCTACACCCGGCCCGGTCCCGGTGTGCTGCTGGCGCCGCTGCTGGACCCGCTGACCGCCGTGCGGCTGACGCAGGCCACGCTGCGGCCGATACGGAACTGGCGGGGCCGTACCTACGGAGGGGTCACGACCGGCCGGTCCGGCCGGCCCGCGCCGCCTGCCCGAAACGGAGCCCGATGA
- the hypD gene encoding hydrogenase formation protein HypD, whose product MRFVDEYRDAGKAQTLAAQITALCEPGRAYKFMEVCGGHTHTIYKHGLEDYLPEAVTLVHGPGCPVCVIPMGRVDDAIHIAEQPDVIMTSFGDMMRVPGGNGSFLDAKARGADIRMVYSPLDALKIARNNPGRRVVFMAIGFETTAPSTAMTVLRARAEGIENFSVFCNHVTIIPAIKAILDSPDLRLDGFVGPGHVSAVIGCRPYGFIARDYGKPLVVAGFEPLDVLHTVYRILVQLAEGRVEVENQYARVVPWEGNQKALGVINEVMELRPYFEWRGLGFISQSALRMGERYAAFDAERIFQIPGGRVADPKACQCGEVLKGVLKPWECKVFGTACTPETPIGTCMVSSEGACAAYYNFGRFSRERVKEATRR is encoded by the coding sequence ATGCGCTTCGTCGATGAGTACCGGGACGCCGGGAAGGCGCAGACGCTGGCCGCGCAGATCACCGCGCTGTGCGAGCCCGGTCGCGCCTACAAGTTCATGGAGGTGTGCGGCGGGCACACCCACACGATCTACAAGCACGGGCTGGAGGACTACCTGCCCGAGGCCGTCACGCTCGTGCACGGTCCGGGCTGCCCCGTCTGCGTCATCCCGATGGGGCGGGTGGACGACGCCATCCACATCGCCGAGCAGCCAGACGTGATCATGACGTCGTTCGGTGACATGATGCGCGTGCCCGGCGGGAACGGGTCCTTCCTCGACGCCAAGGCGCGGGGCGCCGACATCCGCATGGTCTACTCCCCGCTGGACGCCCTGAAGATCGCGCGGAACAATCCGGGCAGACGCGTGGTCTTCATGGCGATCGGCTTCGAGACCACCGCGCCCTCGACGGCGATGACCGTCCTGCGCGCGCGGGCCGAGGGGATCGAGAACTTCTCGGTCTTCTGCAACCACGTGACGATCATTCCTGCGATCAAGGCGATCCTGGACTCTCCCGACCTGCGGCTGGACGGCTTCGTCGGGCCGGGCCACGTCTCGGCCGTCATCGGCTGCCGGCCGTACGGGTTCATCGCCCGCGACTACGGCAAGCCCCTGGTGGTGGCGGGGTTCGAGCCGCTCGACGTGCTCCACACGGTCTACCGCATCCTGGTGCAACTGGCCGAGGGCCGGGTGGAGGTGGAGAACCAGTACGCCCGGGTGGTGCCGTGGGAGGGCAACCAGAAGGCCCTCGGTGTCATCAACGAGGTGATGGAGCTGCGGCCGTACTTCGAGTGGCGGGGACTGGGGTTCATCTCGCAGTCGGCGCTCAGGATGGGGGAGCGCTACGCCGCCTTCGACGCCGAACGGATCTTCCAGATCCCCGGCGGGCGGGTGGCCGACCCCAAGGCCTGCCAGTGCGGCGAGGTGCTCAAGGGCGTGCTCAAACCGTGGGAGTGCAAGGTGTTCGGCACCGCCTGCACCCCGGAGACCCCGATCGGCACCTGCATGGTCTCGTCGGAGGGCGCGTGCGCGGCGTACTACAACTTCGGCCGCTTCTCCCGCGAACGCGTCAAGGAGGCGACCCGCCGGTGA
- a CDS encoding HypC/HybG/HupF family hydrogenase formation chaperone: MEILTDHPDLAMVDVSGVRRAINIGLLEEESLTPGDWILIHVGFALSKIDEVEAKAALDFLESIGQAYEDEIAAFRESMIEKG; encoded by the coding sequence GTGGAAATTCTGACGGACCATCCTGACCTGGCCATGGTCGACGTCAGCGGGGTACGGCGCGCGATCAACATCGGCCTACTGGAGGAGGAGTCCCTCACACCCGGTGACTGGATCCTCATCCACGTCGGGTTCGCCCTGTCGAAGATCGACGAGGTGGAGGCCAAGGCCGCGCTCGACTTCCTGGAAAGCATCGGCCAGGCCTACGAGGACGAGATCGCGGCCTTCCGAGAATCCATGATCGAAAAGGGGTGA
- a CDS encoding spheroidene monooxygenase — protein MTETSRGTIASFHLIRYAELGAMRYMAFDRPVLRSTPGLLFWRLLGSGRGASMSLGADLRRWALLAVWRRESALDDFLDGSPMAVRWRQEALESWQVRLEPLSSRGSWGGVEPFGPALGKARRIGEVRAVQAGAARADRAGEIQADQAGADGTTGKVPGPVTGNPGGSGEGGPVAVLTRASIRPSRLVPFYRSVPRVDRLLREQDGCLASVGVGEWPLVRQATFSLWRDADAVRDFAYRGRAHRQVIGRTRGEDWYSEELFARFSPYGSEGTWNGADPLA, from the coding sequence ATGACCGAGACGAGCAGAGGGACCATCGCTTCTTTCCACCTCATCAGGTATGCGGAGCTCGGCGCCATGAGGTACATGGCGTTCGACCGGCCGGTGCTGAGGAGCACTCCGGGGCTGCTGTTCTGGCGGTTGCTCGGCTCCGGCCGGGGGGCGTCGATGAGTCTGGGCGCGGACCTGCGCCGCTGGGCGCTGCTGGCGGTCTGGCGGCGGGAGAGTGCCCTGGACGACTTCCTGGACGGCTCGCCGATGGCGGTGCGCTGGCGGCAGGAGGCGCTGGAATCCTGGCAGGTACGGCTGGAGCCGCTGTCCTCGCGGGGCAGCTGGGGCGGGGTGGAGCCGTTCGGACCCGCCCTCGGGAAGGCCCGGCGGATCGGGGAGGTGCGGGCGGTCCAAGCCGGGGCGGCGCGAGCGGACCGAGCCGGGGAGATACAGGCGGACCAAGCCGGGGCGGACGGGACGACGGGGAAGGTCCCAGGGCCCGTCACCGGGAATCCGGGCGGCTCCGGCGAGGGCGGGCCGGTCGCCGTACTGACCCGCGCGTCGATCCGGCCCTCCCGCCTGGTGCCGTTCTACCGGTCGGTCCCGCGGGTGGACCGCCTGCTGCGGGAACAGGACGGTTGCCTGGCCTCGGTCGGTGTCGGCGAGTGGCCGCTGGTCAGGCAGGCCACGTTCTCGCTGTGGCGCGACGCGGACGCGGTGCGGGACTTCGCCTACCGGGGGCGGGCGCACCGGCAGGTGATCGGGCGGACCCGGGGAGAGGACTGGTACTCCGAGGAGTTGTTCGCCCGGTTCTCCCCCTACGGCAGTGAGGGCACCTGGAACGGGGCCGACCCTCTCGCGTAA